The genomic stretch AATTACGCATCAAAAGTTAACATTCTGAATAGAAATCATAGGGGGAAAGtcatagggggacttccctggtggtccagtggctaagactccatgctcccaatgcagggggcccaggttcaatccctggtcagggaactaaatcccacatgccacaactaagacctggcacagccaaataaataaatatttaaaaaaaagaagaagaaatgagttaTAGGTATGTACATAGCTGGCAAGATTTCTCAAGCTTAGCACTACCAGagtattgacatttggggctggataattatgtgtatatgtgtgtgtgtgtgtttagggggTGTAGGGGCTGTCTTGTGaactgtaggatgtttagaaacatctctggtctctacccactagatgccagtagcaccttccCAGTTATGACAACCAGAAATGCCAAATGCCTCCCCACCCTTGGGACAAAATGTTCCCCAGTTGAGAACTACTATGTTAAAAGAAGTTCCACTGAGCAATGGTCAGGAAGTGGTCTTCACTTAGGTCTGCTAAAGGCCTGGCATCCTAGGGTCATTCAAAGTGTATGGCTTTTTATCAGCTTCAGCTAGTTAGAGAGAGCCCATGGCATTGGGACAACAGTGTCAACAGTTCCTAAGCAAGTGCTGCTGTGAGGAGAGGTGAAATCTAGGGGGAAATTTGATGACAAGCACAGTCTTAAAGTGTCTCCCCACGGACACTTTATTCGTTGTCAGAAACCAAACAACTAAATGTTCAGTGGAGAAAGCAGGTAAGCAGCTTGGCCAAGTTATCAAAAATTAATCTCACTTATGGGGAAACAGGTGAACACCATGTGTCTGCAGAGTTGATCCCCTAAGAAGAATATGATGTTACCCTACATGGCATAACAGCCAAGAGTGCATAACCTCGATGTAAATCACAAGGAACAATtagaacaaacacaaaaataagaaagtcTATTTTCTAAAAAGTGGCATGGAGTACTGTATTCTTCAAAACCATCAGTgttataaaagacaaagaaaagctgcAGGAACTGTTCCAGACTAAAGGAGGCTACATGCAACATTGACCCTAGGTGGATCCTgtactggagaaaagaaaatgctaggAAGGACATTATTAGGTCAACTGACAAAACTGGAATACAAACTAGGTTGAATACAATGTTGTGATAAAGTAAATTTATGAAGTTGATAACTGTAGTGTGATTATGTTAAAAGAACATCCCTTTtacttaggaaatacacactgaagaaTTGAGGGATAAGGGGCCATGATAACGTAACTTACCCTCcaatatttcatgaaaaaaatgtttatatacagTTATACATGGATAGATCTATATATAAGAAAGCGATTAagtaaatgataaagcaaatggggTAAAATGTTAAGGATATTtgaatctgggtaaagggtatacGTGTGTtccttgtaatatttttgtttgcaacttttctaaggttgaaattattttcaaattaaaagtaaaacaaaaagattgGCTTTGGGAAAAAATTTGATTGAAGTAATCTGGCACGTTAAGAGGCTGgcaatattctctttttttttttaataaatttatttatttttatttatttatttttggctgtgttgggtcttcgtttctgtgcgagggctttctctagttgtggcaagcgggggccactcttcatcgcggtgcgcgggcctctcactgtcgcggcctctcttgttgcggagcacaggctccagacgcgcaggctcagtacttgtggctcacgggcccagccgctccgcggcatgtgggattcttccagaccagggctcgaacccgtgccccctgcattggctggcagactcccaaccactgcgccaccagggaagccccctggcaaTATTCTTAAGAGACAATTAGCGTTGTGGAAACGTCATGGATCTAAAGAAATCTAAGTTTAGTACCCTGTTACTAATTTGTGATCCTGAGAAAGTCACCCaaagcctctctgagcttcagtttctccaacCCAGAGTGCTGCCAGAATGATCAaatgaaagaatgtatatacaaaagCCTTTCCTGCTACATGCCACTGCAGAAGAGGAAAGTGTGTTTAACAATAAGTAGGACTAAAGCCATAACTTCCTCTCACGGTCATAACCAGCGCTCACCCTCTTTTCCAAGGCCCCGCTGCTAACTATGACGGAGCACAGGTTCTGCCTCTCAAGGTGGGCGGTGATCACGCCTCTCCAGGTGGGCGGTGATCACCCCTCTCCAGGTGGCAACAGTAGCTGCTCGAGGGCGCAGGCGCCGAGCCAGACCACGTGACAGTTtggccccacccccgccccgaaCTTCTTCGCGGGATCGCCCTGGAAACGCATTCTAGGAGGAAACCGGGCCGCGCGCCAATGGGAAGCGAGCGAGTGCCACAACAAGCCAATAGGGAGGGAGCGGTGCGGGGTTTAAACCTCAAGCGGGGCCCGATTCCTCCCGGCGTGCTGCGGAGGAACGGGCTGCTGGCCTGCGGTGGCTTCAAGGTACCCGGCTGGTCGGGGGCTCCCGTGCTCTGGCTTCTCCCCACTGAGCTGCTGCCTGGTGCAGAGGAAGCCATGGCGCTCCGGATCACCAGGGTGAGCTGCTAGGGACGGTGAACAAACCGCGGCTCTTCCTGGCTCGCTGCGTCTCCTCTCCCTATCTTCGCCTGCTGGAGTTCCCCGGGCAGGAGTGGACCGGGACAGATTTGGGAGGAGAATGGCGGTCGCTGGGCCCCTAAAATGGTGGGAGAGTTTGGGGTGCAGACAGACGGAGGGAGGAAGGTGAGAAAGAAGTGGATGGGGCTTGGATaaagtggcggggggaggggacagatggAGGGTAGACGCGAAACCTTTTGTAAAAGGTGACGGAGGACCCCTGAGCGAGCTCCCACCAACTGCATAACCCCCTCCCCACCGGAAAGGTGCCTGCAATTGAAGGCTTTTTCGATTTCCTTTCAAATGTAAATTTATGGTATTTTAGGTCAGGCGGGGACTGAGCAGGCAATCCCTCAATAGGTGAAAGAAGAGGTTCTGGGAGGAATCTGGCTTGTTACAGCTTTAGCGTAGACCCTGGAACGCAGGTTTCCCCTGGGAACCCATTTACAGTCGGCATTCCTCCTGAGAGCCTCTGTTTTGCCCCCGCTTTAACCCTTGATTTACTCTAACTTGGCTGAGCCAGCTCTCAAAGTGGTCTTGCTTTTTACAGAACACGAAAATTAATGCTGAAAATAAGGCGAAGGTCAGTATGGCAGGCGCAAAGCGCGTGCCTGTGGCCGCTGTTGCAGCCTCTAAGCCCGGGCTGAGGCCAAGAACAGCTCTTGGAGACATCGGTAACAAAGTCAGTGAACAGCCACAGGCCAAATTGCCCCTGAAAAAGGTAACTGTCTTCCTGATTCAACTACTCTGTAAGAGTCTGCCTTCCAACTGTGACCCGTGATGGAGAAACattccattctctccttttcatCCACAGGAAGCAAAAACTTTAGCTGCTGGAAAAGCTATTGCTAAAAAACTACCTAAACCTCTGGAAAAAGCTCCCGTGCCGGAGCCGGAGCCCCAGCCGGAGCTGGATctggagccagagccagagccgGAAACCGAGCCTGTTAAAGAAGAGAAACTTCCCCCTGAGCCTATTTTGGTAAACTTAACTGTAATATTTTAGAgcctgttgattgtttcttttcccttcatgTTACTAATGCATGGCATAGCATTTGactaaataggaaaaatatttatagagtgcttAGCAGGAGGTAGGctctgctaagcactttacatggattAGCTCACATAATCTTACCCTCTCTTAGTGCGCTGGTATTATTACCTCTACTTTTAGATAATGGCATAAAGaagtattaagtatcttttctagAGTCATATCTCATCAGTGGCACATAattggattcaaacccaggctatCTGGCTTCAGAATCTATGCTTTTAATTGCTTTGTTATACTACCCCTCCTTTGTTTACCATACTGAGTAGTAGCTGCCTGGACTAAAGATTTTGCTGTCTTTGGGTACAAGCCATCTCTGGCCAGAATTTATTGACTGAAACACAGATTGTTCTcttgagtcctttttttttttttactccataaTGTGGCCaccaaataattaataataagtCTGTAACACTGGAATTTACATAAGGATGTAAAGCAGAAAATGGAGCTCTTCAGAGAAGGTAAGAAGATGAGTTAACACTTAGCCTCAAAAACcaagaacattttattaaatatcagGTATGTAAATGTATCTActcttttgaagaaaaaatacacCATCTAAAGAGGCTGCTTTCCTGAAACTGCAATgaactgcattcttttttttttcttcaatatttatttatttggttgtgccaggtcttagttgtggcttgctggctccttagttgcggcacttgggctccttagttgtggcatgcgaactcttagttgcagcatgcatgtgggatctagttccctgaccagcaatGAACTGCATTCTtaagttctaatttttaaaacttcattaaagCTGGTTGGGAAAATGATCGGTTAAAGTCATTCAGCCTAGCTCTCCATATGTAAGGGAAGGGGATGTGAGGCTATGGCTTTAGTATTGTCCTTCTGGACATACCACAGAAACCTGTAGCATGTGCAGTCTTTAAATGGCCATACCGAAAGACCTGAGCTTTCTGTCAAAGTCCCACACTGATTCTTGCCTTCACTTTCCCACCCTCTTTCTTTTAACTGATAACCTCTCATCCTTCAAAACAGCTCAATCATCAACACCTAAAGCTTTCCCTAACTTTCCCAACCCTACCCTAACTTCCCGCACCTCTAGGATTTGTTCCTAGAATCAATCTCTTTActtcatttacttatttcttctaAATTCAAAGCCCCTTGAGGACACCATAAAGCCAGTGCCTAGCATAGAGCTTGACttaagaaagtgctcaataaatgtttggacAACGGGGTAACTGGAGCTTGAAGAAAATGGTTCATGATAACAACCAgggagccctggcccgggaagatcccacatgccacagagtgactaggcctgtgtgccacaactactgagcctgcactctagagtccgcgagccacaactattgaacctgcgtgccacactactgaagcccgtgtgcctagagcccatgctccgcaacaagagaagccactgcaatgagaagcctgcgcacctcaatgaagaggagaccccactcgccgcaactagagaaagcccgcgtgcagcaacaaagacccaacacagccaaaaataaataaataaaatccttagTAGTCGGGACAGAACTTGTGCTCTCCTGTGCAGTGGGAAGCAGGCCATGTTACTAAAGACTAACTTGTCATTCACTTGGATTAACTTTACATGACATTGCTAAGCAAATGCGTTACTTATCAGTTTCCTTTGGAGGAAAGTCTAGATGTGAACTTGCTTCCTCTCTGTTTTACCTGTTAGCATTCTACTGACTCTAAATTGATTCAGTCTAAGTTGGCATTTCACCTTTCATATTATTCACTTCCTGAAGACaaattgaataaatttgaaaagGTAAATGAATTGTATGTCTATTCAGCAGATAGTCTCTTGAATTGGTACCAATAACCTGACCTTCATTTCCAGATTGTATGCTCctctttgctattatttcaaaAAGTCTATTCTGTTTTAAGGTTGATACTCCCTCTCCAAGCCCCATGGAAACATCTGGCTGTGCCCCTGCAGAAGAATATCTGTGCCAGGCTTTCTCTGATGTAATTCTTGCAGTGAATGATGTGGATGCAGAAGATGGAGCAGATCCAAACCTTTGTAGTGAATATGTAAAAGATATCTATGCTTATCTGAGACAACTTGAGGTCAGTAATATTAAACCTTTGTTTTTTCTAAACTGCATCTAGCTTTATTAAAGAGATTTTCCATTAACAGTTCACAACTATTTAAGCAAGATGTGAGCAGCATTTCTTAACAGTAGTTTCCACTTTGAAATTCTTCGTggaataccaaaaataaaaaggccCAAAGTAAGCCaatgaaatcttttttcttttttttttttgggttgcatgcatggcttgtgggatcttatttccctgaccagggattgaaccccgggcctggcagtgaaagtcctaaccactggaccgccaggaaattcccaatgAAGTCTCTATTTGCTATTTTGAACAGGGAAAATTCAAAGTGAGAGTGGATACTACCATGGCTTTTCCTAAAGGAAAGTCCACAGattgaaagatattttatatcCATCACAGTTAGGAGTGAGTGAGTCCTAAATTCTGGGTTTAAGGAGCGTAACAGGCAGGAGGTACATGGTAATGGAGAAGATGCTGAAGAACTATAGCCAAAAAAAGGCATTTTGGGTCAATGTTGCTTATGAGCATGTGATATCAGGGAAATTGTTCTTTGTGTCCCAGAGGAGTATACTCAAAAACTAAAGGTTTtggttttcttccatttcatcccATTTCTGAAACTTTCTATTAGTGTCCTTTGCCCTTTTCCCCCCCAGACAAGGAAGCATTCTGTATGTTAACAACATAAGCTATACAGTTACCAAATTTACCCAGTTGCTTGTTTATAATGCATTGTGTTCTAGTGGCATCATTAACATCTTCAGGCTCTTGCCTGGTTCTTTTGGGCATCTCCATTTTCTACAGGATTGTCCTGTAAGAAGACTTCCTTGCCAGGACCAGCCTTCTGCTGtggatttcttttctcccttgtctttAAAGTTTGTGTTCTAACTTTGGAGGAGTGGGTTTAGCAGATGTGTGTGCTGGATTTTGATGGTCGACTTTTGTTACCTATGGTGTTTTGGGGGTTTAAACCCTGGAGTAGGAGTGGTAGCATATTGGTTCCAGCTGATCTGGGAGCTGCTGCTATTTTTTCTACTTCATAAAGCTCAGGTTGTGGGTTTAGAGTCTTAAGTGAAAAGATCTGAGGTGATAGATAGTATGGTATCCTTATTTGGGAAGAAGTGGGGAAAGGGTGTGGGCCAGTAGTAGTGATGGTGAATTGGACATAGTAAGATTTGCCAATATGAAAACCTGTCACACTGTCCTGTTTAatgtttgctttctttgtttctcagtgATAGAGCTGTTTGCAGTGACCAAATGAATAACTGAGTTAAGAACCATTAGAGATTCTAAATGTTCCAGAGCTATTTTGAGGTGACTATTTCTGGTCGGAAATGTCATGTGGAGTCTTGCTTCTTAGGATAATCAGCGTTTCTTTTGCAGGAAGAGCAAGCAGTCAGACCAAAATACCTACTGGGTCGTGAAGTCACTGGAAACATGAGAGCCATCCTCATTGACTGGCTAGTGCAGGTTCAAATGAAATTCAGGTTACTCCAGGAGACCATGTACATGACTGTTTCCATTATTGATCGGTTCATGCAGGTGAGCATAATTCACCAACTGAGGGTTCTCCCTTCCAGGGTCCTAGCTGAGTCATAAGAAACAGACTTTTTCAGCTAAAATCTGTCTTGAGGCATGGGGTGTCATTAATTGAGATTCCGTTGTGAGAGTGTGTGTCTTTCCCACCACTCCTTCACAATTCTGTGCCTCCTTTTTCAAATACCTATTATTTATTGATCCAGTTGAAATTCCCATTGCAGGATAATTGTGTGCCCAAGAAGATGCTGCAGCTGGTTGGTGTCACTGCCATGTTTATTGCAAGCAAATATGAGGAAATGTACCCTCCAGAAATTGGTGACTTTGCCTTTGTGACTGACAACACCTACACTAAGTACCAAATCAGACAGATGGAAATGAAGATTCTAAGAGCTTTAAATTTCAGTCTGGGTCGCCCTCTACCCCTGCATTTCCTTCGGAGAGCATCTAAGATTGGAGAGGTACAGATTTCTTGAAACCTATGGTATGGTACACTAGGGAATACTGCTGGCCAATGAGATCTAATTCAAGTGCCTTGTATTTATACCTGACTATGTGAGGAAGGGATAAAGATGGTATTTATTTCCAATCAGTCTgtatgttaatattattattaaagccTTTCATGGGCAATTGCATTTGAGAGTTTGTAGGCAAATATCTGTAGTTAGTTATGGGCGTACCAGTTACTGCCAATGCAGAATTCTCTGACAGAACCTGTGGGTTTTATTCCAGGTTGATGTTGAGCTACATACTTTGGCCAAATATCTGATGGAACTAACTATGTTGGACTACGATATGGTGCACTTTCCTCCTTCTCAGATTGCAGTGGGAGCTTTTTGCTTAGCACTGAAAATTCTTGATAATGGTGAATGGGTAAGCACTGTCCCACAAATTGAGGTTACCCTGagcttttaaattataatatttactgCATACAGAACTGCTGTCATTAAAGGACAGTTCAAATGGTTCTTAAATATGGCATCTACTGAGGgaatgatttaaaatatcttgTTTGTGATATCTCCATAGAATGCTTCCATTTCATTGCCTAATCTCATCTATCTATACCCCTTTGAGAAAGGCAGAGCAGCTGCTACTCCTTACAGATGGAGAAGCTCAAGCAGGCCAAATGACATACTAGAAGTTCATTCGTATTCGTtgattcaacaagtatttctccTATATGCCGTGTGGTACTCTAGAccctagaaatagaattatgaATGAGAAAGTCAGCTCCAAAGAACTTGGAGTCTAGCTTTGGGGTGGGCAAGTCAGCAATTACAAAAGTGTAATTAGGTTGGAGCACAGGATCCTAGAAGCCATGAAAGAAGGGTATTTGGGGAAGAAGGGGTCTTAAGCTTGTCTTAAAGTTTGATTATAATCAGTCATACAGTATCTACTTCCCTACCCTAGTTTTGAATAACATCTAGAAATTTTATGAAAATCATTGGTGATGAGCATTTTCAACGTTAA from Balaenoptera musculus isolate JJ_BM4_2016_0621 chromosome 3, mBalMus1.pri.v3, whole genome shotgun sequence encodes the following:
- the CCNB1 gene encoding G2/mitotic-specific cyclin-B1, translated to MGSERVPQQANREGAVRGLNLKRGPIPPGVLRRNGLLACGGFKVPGWSGAPVLWLLPTELLPGAEEAMALRITRNTKINAENKAKVSMAGAKRVPVAAVAASKPGLRPRTALGDIGNKVSEQPQAKLPLKKEAKTLAAGKAIAKKLPKPLEKAPVPEPEPQPELDLEPEPEPETEPVKEEKLPPEPILVDTPSPSPMETSGCAPAEEYLCQAFSDVILAVNDVDAEDGADPNLCSEYVKDIYAYLRQLEEEQAVRPKYLLGREVTGNMRAILIDWLVQVQMKFRLLQETMYMTVSIIDRFMQDNCVPKKMLQLVGVTAMFIASKYEEMYPPEIGDFAFVTDNTYTKYQIRQMEMKILRALNFSLGRPLPLHFLRRASKIGEVDVELHTLAKYLMELTMLDYDMVHFPPSQIAVGAFCLALKILDNGEWTPTLQHYLSYTEESLLLVMQHLAKNIIMVNRGLTKHMTIKNKYAASKHAKISTLAQLNSALVQDLAKAVAKV